The genome window TGTGGCCAAGTTAAGTGCATTATCTGAACGAGACTTCCTACTTCTTCTACGATGATGAGAAGGCCGATTTCCACGCTCTTCAAAATGGTAAACGCGCCTACGTGTCCTTTCACTCATTGGAGGCTGACGTATTTCAACATTCTCGTAACTTCCATTATCAATAACGTCATCCGAAAACTTCACTTGCTGCGGTCTAGACTGGGATTTAGATCTTCTTAGTACAGGCATATGCACTGGCTTTTCCTCTGGCAAGACCTTTTCCTGACACAACTCTGAGCTCAGGCTCTTCAAGGACTCTGTGCTCCGGTGGAGCATTGAAGAATTCAGAGTTCCCATGTTGCTCATTTTCTCACAGTCCTCTACCTCCAGTTCTTGGAAAGTTTGCAAAGAGTAGAGAGATGGCCGTGGCTTGCCTTCTCCATCCATTGAAGCCCCTGCAGTGGGAATGgagacaggaggaaaagaaaatgagaggaCTATCAGAGAGATAAGTATTGTAAGAAAACAGTAAACATTTCAGTAAAGCAGACCTTATTAGTGGGTTTTGGAACTATTACCAAAAGGACTAGCTTCACAGAAGAACAAGCTTTGTTTTGACTTAAAATGTTTAAGTATTAGCTCTGATTACCAAAGAATTAGCTAACATTAGGACATCAAGAGCGGAAGAAATTTAATGAGTTTAAAAATTGTAAACGCATACAACTAAGCCtctaagaaaaaagaattacttAAAATTATTCTACAGTCCATGCTTGCCATTTTTAAGgctaaatatttcatgtttctgGTATCACTTAATTCAGTATTCCAGCTGTTGCTACAGGAAAGCTAGGCTTAGTGCCTTGCAAAGAAGGATCCTTATCCTCCAAAAATCAGCAGCAGTAAGCTCGCCTGCTTTACTCCCGGTTTGTGTCCGATGACCCTTCGCTTCCACAACAGCAATGTCCTCTGCCCTGTGACCTTCCCAGGTGCAATACCTCtagttcctcctcctcctcctgtgccCCCTGAACCAAACTCCCCTCATTAGTTCCTTCATTACTGCTTGCGCAATGGAGCATGGGGTCAGGCCTGAGCTACACGAGTAGCTACAATAATTCAGgttacagaaagaaaggaatggAGATGAGGATAGGACAACTTTTAAAATGGGTCTCTCATACCTAACTcccaggtttgggttttttgtagGGAAATAGGAAAGGAAGGTTaacgcacacacacatgcacacacttgGCATATCTGACTTTTATCCCTTTGGCTAATTTCAATCACGTTTGACAAGGAGGTTCACAAAAGTGGATTATCAGTTTCTCCTTAGTCAATGGAGAAAGATAATCTCATAAATCTCATTTCCTAAGGCTAAGAAGTTTATGATCCTTTCAGATTTTCTACATATTTTTACAAGCAAATCAGGAAATTACCTAAAGTGTTTTGCAGATTATCTTTAATATTATCCTAGTATGTAATGCAACTTCTTGTACTTAaggtatggaaaaaaaaaatcatcttcaTTTGCTTAAAGCGGTGGTTTGTATATAACAAATGGATAGTTCAAGACCATTCTTACTCTGTTTAacattatggattttttttttgttacaagcaaaggaaagggaattcagaaggaaaggagaagaatttAAATAGAATTTGAGTAGCAGAAATGTAGTCTTGTGGAAGAATATGTGCTTAGAAATTACAGACACAAAAAGTTCAAAATACTCCAACACGCATGCTTTGGTGGACCTCTCCATCAAAACCAGTCAATTTTTCCCCCGTTACCTGTTATGTTGGACAAAGCCAAAGAATCCATTGAGTCTCGAACACTTTGCTCTTGCTGTTTCAGGTCAGACAAACATTCAAGCGAACCTCCATACCATGGAGTTTGGTCGTGTTTGTATCCTGACGCCCCGTGTTCCATGTCTAGCTCCTGGattttcctgctgctggcagggcctGGGTGGCTGCCATAGGCAGAGTCACCCAAGCCATCTTGTGACTGGGCCCAGTACATGTCTGACTGATACTTCTTACTTGCTAGgcttggattattttttttcaagtccAACTTGCTCTTGACCATGCTGTCAGAAATCCAGTGTTCACTTGATCTAATGTCTACTTCAGCAGGCTGCTGGAAGAGGCTTTTATCACCAAACTTCAGAAGAAGTTGAGTCATGTAGTCTTCGTGTTCAGCCCATTCTTCAGGGTCTTCAGGCATTTCCTGCTCTACTCTTCCTTTCCAGAAGTCTTCGTTAACAAAGCTTGCCTCTTCCCTTGAAAGGCTTAAGTCATCCAGCTTACGAGAAAGAGTATCGTCAGCATTGCCTGAAAGGCCAGGAAATTTGTAATTGAGGGCCGGTGAGAGGAGGAGAGACTGGCGGCACTGGTCGGCTGACCGGCTGCTTTTTCCCATGCGAACGCTCCTCCTGGAATCTCTAGATCGAGCAGACTGAAATGCAGAATCGGAAGAGTCGGAGGCATGAACGTCCTCTCCCAAGCTGCAGGTTTTTGAACAGTAAATCTGCCCTTGCTTTGGAAGGAAAGGGCAGCCAAGCAAAGAGGTCTTGCACTGAGCACAAGAAAAGCAAGTCTCCGTGGCATGCCAGTGCTGTCCATCATAGGTCATCTGAGCATGGTCAACAcctggaaagggagaaaaaccaATGCTTTGGGTTTCTCAGAAAAATCACTTGCAGAATCCACACTTCTGGaatgtgaaataatttcataaattGGCTTTCCCTTATTTATAAGTTTAATGCTTAAAAAGGACATACTTACCAATGTGTTCCCCACAGGTCTCACAGTATTCCGCATAGAGAGATTCAAAACAGTTACAGCAGAATGGTCGCCCATCCTTCATGATATATCTCTGTCCACCCAGGATTGTTTCACACTCGAGGCAACAGAAGTGCTTCATGTGCCAGTGGCGACCCTCAGCTTCTGTACACTCATCAGCAAAAATGATCTTTTCACAGATAAAAAGTAAACTTTTAGTTAAGTGGCCAAAACCTCACCTTGTGAGTTGAAGCATACAAAATACCCTAATTGTGCAGTTCGCATGctaaacttatttttatttagctgcCTTTTGAATACAAAGATAGAAACAACACTCTCCCACAGCGACTGCAGCACTCTGACCTTTtctataacaaaaaaaaaaaacaaaaacaaaacaaaaaagaaaaaatgtattgggttttttttctctttaaaaaggtAACATAAGAACTCAACCATTAAAGAAGCTGCTATCAGGATGATATTTTGGAGTACTTGTACAGATCCGTTTTCTAATTCAATCTACAAGATTCAGTTCTAAATACAAACAGGCACGTGCTTTCTAAATACCGTCACATTGCTTGTAATATTGCCAATTTGACAAGAAATGAAACACCTCAGCCTTCAAACATATCTATGTAGCGGAGTCCTGACTTCCTAAATGAATGCAGCTGAAGTTAGTAATTGCCCAAGTGATGCAGTTTGTTAACAACAGGAGTGTAGATTGGCTGTAAAATGTGAATTATTTACCTCATCGCAGGCTGAACATCGAGGTTTGAGAAGTTCAGCGTGGTGCCTGCCACAGTGAATTTTCCCATCTTGGTAGAAGTAGATAAGGTCAACGAGCAGCTCGTTACATGTGAAGCACACAAAACATGAGGGATGCCAGCACACACCAGGCCCAGCTCTTGAGGCAAAAACTGCAACTTCACCGCCGTTTACTTTTGTACCACACtaggaacaaaaccagaaagtgaACACGCTTACCATCCCAAACTACTAGCTTCTAGCatttaaactaaattaaaacACCAAACCCAATATGCAGGTTTTATTCCAAAATTCtgacaagagggaaaaaaatattctcaattCTGGTCTAGACAAACCCTTTGTGAATACAAGTTTATTTTATACATAACAACACTTTTTAAGCATATGCCTGGTTTTGACCTGTAATTGCTTTAGTATGAGTCAGCAACAGGGTTTTTTGGGTAGGAAATATATCAAAGATTCAGTTCATTCTCTGTATCAAAGGTTGTGTTTTGCTTAAGCAAGCACTACCTTCTTTCTATTTAcatgcattttcaaaaatactctttttttttggtgttccAACATAGACAGAGATAAGCTTACACATAATATTGAGATACTGCAAGTTTTACATTATTCAGCCCGCTAGCTGGCTTGTGGCACCAGTAGTATTACCTGTTCACAAACCGCATGCATCACTGCTCTTGAGAGTAGTTTAATAGTGCCCCGGCCGAGTGCCTCCTTTTTGCGCTGAGAACTGAACATCTGcagttccttcttttcttcttcacttaAAGACTGGCAGTATCTCACCTTCCAGTGAAAATGCAGGAGAACTTATTTTAGATACTGAGCTTTTAAAGTAACAGATTAATAAGTAAGTGCCTATATGCAAGCAACTCATCAGGTGTGCTGGCAATCATTAAACTTTTCCAACTTGTCTTCTCTACCGTCTTAACGTTTAGCTAATATGGCATAATACAAAAGTAGCACAGAGAGGGATTTTGCATTACAGGATAAAAACCCCACCATACTAAACTAAGAAGTTGTCTAGGcaagaaataagattttaaaaagccaaaccaaaaccTGCTGCCATCCTAAAATAATGGAACGGACCTAAATCAGCCATAACGTCGTCCTTTAGATTTATGGTTAAGTGCCCACAACTAAGTATTGCAGTATACACAAGATCTTAAGTATTGACACCCCCGCCCCCTTCCCTTACAAAGAGCTTGTTTGTTATTTCCACTTCTACTCCAAATTACACTGCATATCTGAGATGCAAACCTTTTACTATCACAAAGCATCCTTTTTGTGTGCTACAATGCAATTCCAGGAATTTGTAGGTTCCTGGTAATTGGTGGGTGGCTGCAAACACTATAAAACCAACTTGTGTTAAGTTTATTGCAGTGACACCAGCCTCCCTAACAAGCAAAGGCAGTGTCCTTCCAGACAGCTCTTATCTGCACACAAGCCAACCGGACAGCTAAACAATGGACTCAGTGTACACACCGTGCTGCTTTATAGGTCAGATGCCACGGTTTAGGCCTGTAATAAATACACGGGTAGGCAATTCTCCACGTAAAAGCCGCCAGGGAGACCTAAGCCCTGACGGTGCATCCTAAATTGTGTATTTACCTCATTATCGTGGGGTGGCAGCTGATAGAGAAGTTGTTTAATTCGGTGTTTCTCTCCAGGGCTGTTAACGTAAGGGACCTTCTCCTCTGGCAAGCAGGCGAAATACAGCTGGACCTGACCAGGAGGAACGCAGAGTTCAGACCGAGGGACACGCATCACCCAAGCACCGCAACCGTCCTGCAGCTACTGTTTTATCTCGGGTCTCGTTTACGAAGGAAGAAGGTTACGCTACATTAGACCTGTGACAGGGTTTCTGCTGGAAATACGAGACCCAGATGAACCAGCTCAGCAAACCTGAATTGTCTCTGATAAAACTAGCACCCAGCTGCTGAATTGCTTTTCTGGAATGCAATTTGCAGTGACAATTAGGGGGGTATCATAAATTATGCACATTTAATGTTCTCATTATTCCCACCCCCTTCAGGGCTGGTCAACAACCCGGTGGAAATTCCAAGTTTCCCCTCTGCAATTTACCACACAAGGCATGAAGCTTTCCAGAAAACAGCCACTATataaacaaatttaatttgctCTCTGCATTTTACACATTGTTGAGACAAAAGCTGTTTTGTAGTCTCCTGCTGATCAGGTTCACCCAAAGCATCAGCTTTCATTGCTTCCATGTGGGCTTTGGTAAGAAGGTGGAAACATCCTTCCCTTGGGAGGAGGCTGGATCCAGCCACATTTCAATCAGATGCAAATTAACTACAAAATTTTCACAGGCTGCATGTTTTTGATAAAGAAGTCAATATTAGGTGTACACACCTAACAAtcttcactctttttttttcgGAAGAAAATTATGACAGGAAAGCTGTAATGAACACTATGACAAAGCCCAatggcaaaaaatatttttgtggaaCAGCTACAGATTTATTGTTTTTCCTATGCAGTTTCCAGCTTGTCACGAGGCCTGGGGCTGTAAATAAGAGCTGACTATTGGCAAAAATATTACTTGCCATCCAGATTGAAATAACGCTCAGGTCAACAGCTTATTACTGTGCAAGACtgatgaaaaagcagcagtaatcAGTCACTTGACTCAGGAAGCAATCAAAATTATATGAGAAAGGTTGTACGAAACATGACTTGGTCTTCATTTAACCAAAATTTAAACATCAGAAGTCTACTGTAAGCTCACTTACTACTGACTGTATTTCAAGAAGCTGCAGGAAAAGATAACAACATGCAGTAAGAAGTGAAGCTTTAAAAGGTACTTTACACCCTTTTCTCAAGTTTATTGCACTGTTCTCAAAATAAGTCATtcttcttgggaaaaaaaatcttcagtgagTTTAAGCTAGCTGGATTATGAGGATATTTTAGGGCATTTAATTGTGCTGGCAGAACGTTAGCTTGCTGTTTGCCTTAAGGTCTGATTCATCAGGATTCTTATATATGCTTAAGTAAGCGATAAAAAGAGTTTCCCTAAAAATAGCGCATTATTTGCCATTCCTGCTGACATGTTACTTTATTCATGATTAAGAAAATCTCTGCATAGCAAAAAGGAGACATCTTCTGCACCTTTATAACTATGGACTGTATTAGCTTGCCAGCTGAAGGAGGCTTGCTCTGCCTCTGTTAGCAGATGCTACAAAGCCACTCTGTCCATTTAACACTCAAGTCTGAGATCTGGATATTACTGAGtacacagcttcagcacaatCATCAAGTAAATATAGCAATAAATCAAGCAATATTATCAAGTAAATGAACACCATGAGAGGTTCATTTTGATCTCCCACAGCAACTTGCTCATCAgtaatttcacttttatttccattaccATGATGttataaagaagaaagaggagaggggaaggaacaGCCCAACCAACCCATGAGTTTCGGTTCCAGAGATCGTACAAGAGAAATCCTGGCATGAACAAATGGCAGGCATACAACTATTTAAACAAGCGTAAAATATATTACTACTTGTCACAGTGACAGAACACTTGCATTTATGTGCGCTGTAGTAACATAGATGTTCTAGATGTCAAATGCCTAATTATTTAAAGAGTTGTACAAGTGCAGTGAGGTACTGGCCAAGTAGCACAATGCCACAAGGTATGCTATGAGCTTTAATTTAACCTAATAACATATttcaaagagaaagcaaatttcTATGCTGCTTTTAGACTTGAGAATACATACCTCTGTGGCACAcattcactgaaaaatattgaCTGGGAACCTTGTTTTGGAACCTAAAACTCCTCGGTGTTGAGGATTTTAAGCTCCCTAAACACAGCCTCATTAGAataggaaacaaaacaagaagagTTCTAGACAAATTTAAGTTTTCTACATTATAAGAATTTAATTAGACTTGTAGAGGCAGCGTATCACTCCCTTAGACAGTCCTTACaaggcttattttaaaaatgcagaagcacAGTTGATACCTGCTCTGGTCTGAGGCCTGGGGGTACCCAGGCATATTCTTCCAAGGCACAGCCAGAGTCATCATCCGATGTGGAGCTTCGCTGACACCCAAAAACGAGATTGTTGgctttgggctccatctccagTGGCATAAGTGTGAAGCGTTAAATATTTCAGCTGCACCTCATCAAGCAATTGATCTGGAGAAAGAGATTAGCAGAGCTTTAATACACTTGAACATGCAACAACTAATTATCAGTGTAAATGATCTTACAACAGTTCAGTATTCCTTGTGTTGCCCAGAACAATAAATGATTGAAGCATCATTACAACTTGCTACAAGCAATTCAAAAGTGCTTAAGagagctataaaaataaaactactcaagaaaaagaaaactagacACACACTACCACGTTTGGCAACCACAATGTATTTCAATATTAACGCTTGTCATCTTTTACACTTCTGCTTGTTTCACATCACAGGTTATATGTAGGTGTACCTAGGAAAGACTCATTGAGCAGATACCAACAAAAGGAATGAGCTCTTAAGCTCAACCCGAGCTCTTCCAGAAGTCATTACTACCACCAATCTAGTAACACAAAAGACATGACAACCGCTTGTCAAAAACTAAAGAAATTGTTGCGAAAAGACGGTTGTGCAAGTAGCATCCTGTTTTTCACAAGGTAGGCACAGAGCAGTGAGCGTCTGCTGGATTCCTCCGAGAACTCTGTTTTAGCTGTATCAGAGCGGAAGGGCGTTGGTCCAGTTAAATATCTGAAAGCCAATTAGGCCAGATTAGGCTCTGTAAAATACATCATGATTGTTCTGTTAATTTAAAACCCTACAGGGAGATGCTTCTGTTGATTCATGAAGCCTGCAAAGCTTAATATCAGTGGGATCATTTTGAGTCACAACTGGCAAAGAAGGCTCTCACCAACATCTGTAGCGTTCCGCAGTAGAAAGCTTATTAAGATAAGTATCTTACATTAATTCTAGCAGAAGTTCTTAGGAAATTCAGACCAGgaatttcagtgaaatacagatgatcaaaagcaaagaggatGTACCCTACCATGACAGACATCCTGACCACTGGGGTTAGAAACAAGCTTGCTTTTACAGTACCACATTACACACCAGCTGTGCCTTCCCCATTTTTGGCAATTCTTTCACCTATGCATCTAAACACAGATGCCATTTCATCAGTACTAGATCTGAGCTGTAGAAAATTTTAATCTCCTTGACATATAACCTTGCTGGTGGGTCTTAAAGGGGAGAGCAATCTAAAAACTGCTGGTGGGTCCCACATTACATTGCCAGTCTCATCACCACCATATTAGAGAAAATAAGTTGCTGCTAGGTCACAGGTGGTAGAAAGATTTAAGACCGCATACCCAAGTATTCTGCTAGTTACTCAACAGGAGTTTCTCCTCCTTCAAGCATGAGGCACTGGTTAGTGCCAGGCTCTGTTGATTCAGTACGTAAACCCAAACCTGCTCCATAAAAAGTGGCCACATGCATCCAAAGCTACAAACTCAGTGAAATGACGATATTCAGTATTACACAG of Haliaeetus albicilla chromosome 14, bHalAlb1.1, whole genome shotgun sequence contains these proteins:
- the PRICKLE1 gene encoding prickle-like protein 1 yields the protein MPLEMEPKANNLVFGCQRSSTSDDDSGCALEEYAWVPPGLRPEQVQLYFACLPEEKVPYVNSPGEKHRIKQLLYQLPPHDNEVRYCQSLSEEEKKELQMFSSQRKKEALGRGTIKLLSRAVMHAVCEQCGTKVNGGEVAVFASRAGPGVCWHPSCFVCFTCNELLVDLIYFYQDGKIHCGRHHAELLKPRCSACDEIIFADECTEAEGRHWHMKHFCCLECETILGGQRYIMKDGRPFCCNCFESLYAEYCETCGEHIGVDHAQMTYDGQHWHATETCFSCAQCKTSLLGCPFLPKQGQIYCSKTCSLGEDVHASDSSDSAFQSARSRDSRRSVRMGKSSRSADQCRQSLLLSPALNYKFPGLSGNADDTLSRKLDDLSLSREEASFVNEDFWKGRVEQEMPEDPEEWAEHEDYMTQLLLKFGDKSLFQQPAEVDIRSSEHWISDSMVKSKLDLKKNNPSLASKKYQSDMYWAQSQDGLGDSAYGSHPGPASSRKIQELDMEHGASGYKHDQTPWYGGSLECLSDLKQQEQSVRDSMDSLALSNITGASMDGEGKPRPSLYSLQTFQELEVEDCEKMSNMGTLNSSMLHRSTESLKSLSSELCQEKVLPEEKPVHMPVLRRSKSQSRPQQVKFSDDVIDNGSYENVEIRQPPMSERTRRRVYHFEERGNRPSHHRRRSRKSRSDNALNLATERRCSPRERFRYYSPQDHEKFIQNRSSREIRAYIQNAELYGQYAHTRSDYALRNQVVDKFFGLYGDEDDSWCSTSSSSSDSEEEGYFLGQPIPQPRSLRYPYYTDDLSGPTTALSSSQFGQRTTKSKKKRGHKGKNCIIS